The Plasmodium falciparum 3D7 genome assembly, chromosome: 5 DNA window tattatatatatatatatatatatatatatatattcattatttttaagtgcttatatatttgttaacgTGTTTTTATACGTttcatacatttttttaacaGACATATATTACAGATGAatcttattaaaattaaaacttttaaatatatatatatatatatatatatatatatattattaagtattttatttttttttgttataattattttaataaaaatgtaaaaattaataatggTATCATTTTATTTGAGAAAAGCAATATTAGttctatataataaatgtatatatatttatttaataagaaaatatgtaGCAAATTTTCTTAAATACTTCATagtcatttatatttaaatgtggcattctccattttttataacgAAAGAATAAATCAGtcaataaataatgaaaaaaagaaattacaaaatattttaatataatacaataattttattatcaaaaaattgtaaatatatatatatatatatatatatatatatatatgtatatgtttaatttttcttctttatctttTTGAATTCCCTTATTTAAACCtttttaaatgtttttatcatctctatattattacaaaagCACATTATTTCTgggtgtatatatttatataaatagacGTAgacttattaaaaaaaaaaaaaaaaaaaaaattataaaataatatataattttctttgcataaaattgaataatatataatatttatatttttttttgaaaaaaatatttttcaaatatatatatatataaaaaaaaaaaagggaaaaaaactttcaatttttttcaGGCATAAAAATGAacggaagaaaaaaaatataaataataatactaatatatattttatataatatataaattaatattaattatatgtacatataatatatatatatatatatattaatataattatatatataatatatatatatattttatatgtataatatatataatatatttatataataatatatattcttttaaaggTATACATGCGCATGtatttttcatatgattattttattatatatgcattacttataaaaataatataatatatatatataataatattaatcaaattttataatatttatacttaatatttatatatattctttttttttttttaaataaattaaaaaaaaaatataatgaataattatataatatatatattaatatatgtatatgtttgtaaatatattaaaatatattattttattatatatatatatatatatatatataatataatattaataaaaatattataaatacaaaaattatatattttattttattttatttatttattattatttttttttttataaaaatatattttgattatttttctttcaaGTTTCTTGTATAATTTtactttaatattttattttttcatttattttttaaaaaataacttttatttaaatgtaaaaaaattatatatatatattatcttatattatatacatataattataaaaaaaaaataagtatgatatataaataaaaaaatatatattatataattatatataaatataatatattatttatttatttatttcctatattcaaaaaattaaataaatatatttattgtttaaCAATTTTGttagatatataaatatttcaaaatataattatatatacatatatttatataagccgttgtttttttaacaaaaaaaaaaaaaaagaagaaaaataagaaaataataaatattatatatatatatatatatatatatatataatatatatatatagttttataatatatgaattaaaaaacatttatattcTCATATTTGTAATTcgaaatatacaaaaaaatataaaaataatcaagGGTACCAAAAACAGAAAAACAagatcaaataaaaatatatatttgaagtAAATACAAGTAAAAAGTacagaaaaattatatatatatatatttatattaccagagtttatttttatatattaaaatattttaaaaagtatacaaatacaaaaaaaatattttatatacatataattgtaattatttcaaaataaacaaacaaaaataaaatatatattttatgaatcATGGCAAAAttggaaagaaaaaaatttgaaGCAAGGAAAAAAGATGGAAAATTAAGAACACGTAAAACAGGATTTTCAAAATTTTCTTATCAAGCAAATAATAGAGGtgtgtgaaaaaaaaaaaaataaaataagtaaatatataaaatgatacatttataaatgattatatataaaaaagaaaaaaaaaaaaaaaaagccgattttaaaaaaaattaaaaagttaatcaacatatgaatatatattgtatataaaataatatttgatgagaaattatatacatagataacatttttattattatggaaataatatatatatatatatataatatgtatatgttttatgTGTCTCTCTTTTGATAAAGTACTTTAgcatatgtttatatatacatatatattaattaaatattaataaatacagaataattacatattatttctAGTATACCcgcttattttattatttcatatatatatatatatatatatatatatatatatatatatatatatatattatgtaatattatagaaAATGTGATAAATGTAGATTGatgtttgtttattttacatatataaataaaatatctataaaaatatatgcatataataatattttgaaaaagaaatgtaGTCGAATgtgttttttataattcatataatttatttaaagcACACAccagaaataaaaaaaaagaatgtaaAAGAAATTAGACCCCTTATCAAGTATTATTAAAGAgggatatttttatttaatatgatattatatatatgttagtTTAATGATAagttgatatatttttaaaataccattatgttttttttcaaaataatgTATGCCATAAAGTATATGTGAACCCCCAAATTGTTGCATCCGTTAAATGtgaagataaaaatgatatggaaatatatacatcaaaatgaataatagATATACAAGTTTTAAAAGAGCATATAGCAATatgaaatgtatatattttgtaaaagattttttttttttttttttttttaaaattccTTACCAACCGTAAAAGTTTAAAAACAGAATAAACAGGAAGGGacaaaataatatcatagcgaaaaaaaaaaaaaaaaaaaaaaaaaaaaaaaaaaaaaaaatacaaaatattccAAAacattttgaaatatattgCAATATCTTATCAAAATAGGATATATACCTTAAtaagaagaaagaaaaaagaaataaaaatcgAAGTATAAAATAGATTCgagttaaatatatatatatatatatatatatatatatatatatatttaaaagattttcttttttccttttttggttctaatatttttttttttgtagtgatttccaatttttttttttttttagttggctttttttttttttttttttttttttttttttttatatttttctgtaTATTTAGTTATTTTCATTGTTGTTATACACATATTCTGAATTTCCCTGctgaattttatttataggtaaattatttaaatttacacctcaaaaaaaaaaagtagatGTAAggaaacatatttttaaacaatATGGACGTAGTAATTTATCCATGATGAATAGAAAATTTACCAAACGCGGTggaaattcttttttttcaaaaaacaaaagaaaactTGCCAATAAATTTCAAGACAAATCTTTTGGTAATAGCAATGGAAATACGACCTTTACCAGAAAATTCAAGAGTGCTAATTTTAGAAAGAGAAGAACCACAtttagaaataataaaaaaagaaatgtcttttttagaaaaaatcAAAACCTACATGACAAAATAGGAAAATTAACATCTAAGGATTTGGTAAGATAATTGAAAAAGGAAACGTTATTTTTTGatatcattaaataaatatttatatggcatgtataatataaataaataaaaaaaaaaatatatatatatatatatatttatatatttaataggaTGATGAAttagataaatatatgggATCTAGCAATGTAAAAACAAGATTGGATAATGATTTAGACTCatactttaaaaataatgatgtaaCACAAGGAGATATGAATAAAGGTTTTAATAAAGTAGcagaataaaattattttgttatcattatatatagattgaatattttttgaaatatatgaagaataatacaattaaatcaatgtataaataaaatatttgacacatacatatacatatatatatatatatatatatatattaatttatttattgtgtAACTAatattaagtatatatattttatttatatattctatgaatttatataatattttttatattatatataaaatgtgcatagtcatattatatatatatatatatagatatagatagatataataaatatatattttgcttTACATTTCATTGTAAATTTTTGtatcatattttaaatataacccacttattatttattcatattataacatttaaaaaatataacttttatataattttttttttttttttttttttcttttttttctttttttattcatatcttcatttttttttcactttttttttttttttttttttttttttttaaattaatttttggatcttatttatttcatgaGACAAAAAGCAagtatgtaatattttacataaatttttatctATTCAAATcttattacatatttatacatttattatatcaaaataaaataaattgtttttattttattaacttTAAAAGACTTAATTTAAGACAAAATAACAataagaaaagaataaatttaaataaaataacttGAAAtgttacaaataaatatatataaaccactttttttttttttttttttttttttgtggtgTCGTACATATGTTTGTTTTAAGCACATTTTGAattctatatttattttatgtatcattattatgtGTTGCATAATGttaacataattttttttttaaagaataaatTGCTTTTAATTATGAaaggttttattttttttatatagtttttttttttttttttatttaaataaagtttaaaacttaaaaaataaaaagaaaaattgattgtaaaaagaataaaggaACACAttgtatatgtaaatattacatattgcATATGATGttcatctttttttcttatttaaaaaaaattgaataattcactgaaaataatattagataatattttcttctatatcatgatatataaatatgtacatatatatatatatatatatatatatatgttgatacatataattatgaatatattataaaactaaaaaaaaaaaaattacatatatatgtaaaaatatataaaatgaaaaaaaaaaaaaaaaaagaattaaataataaattcaaTCTTAATTCGGTACGttcatatataaagaaattttttttttttttttttaaatatataagtacacatatatatatatatatatatatatatatatatatataaatgtctACAtgatttatcaaaaaaatgaattatatgaattttgGACTTAATATTTGCATACAATATTACagtctttatttttttttttaaatgcgTATATAAC harbors:
- a CDS encoding FoP domain-containing protein, putative, with the translated sequence MAKLERKKFEARKKDGKLRTRKTGFSKFSYQANNRGKLFKFTPQKKKVDVRKHIFKQYGRSNLSMMNRKFTKRGGNSFFSKNKRKLANKFQDKSFGNSNGNTTFTRKFKSANFRKRRTTFRNNKKRNVFFRKNQNLHDKIGKLTSKDLDDELDKYMGSSNVKTRLDNDLDSYFKNNDVTQGDMNKGFNKVAE